The following coding sequences lie in one Cotesia glomerata isolate CgM1 linkage group LG5, MPM_Cglom_v2.3, whole genome shotgun sequence genomic window:
- the LOC123265403 gene encoding protein FMC1 homolog, with the protein MNSNLQLIRSLLREIRLTSSESKIKENIVVRYIMEQARAHKETSETLCKAREELLHLATTYNCYLSSLRTYNEINTQYAGAGERTVRETADLVGFKLPHDPK; encoded by the coding sequence atgaattcaaATTTGCAACTAATCCGTTCGCTGTTACGTGAAATCCGTCTTACATCCAGTGAAAGTAAAATAAAGGAGAACATTGTCGTGCGTTACATCATGGAGCAGGCTAGAGCACATAAGGAAACTTCCGAGACGCTTTGCAAAGCTCGTGAGGAATTGCTTCACTTGGCGACTACTTATAATTGCTATTTAAGTTCTCTGAGAACTTATAATGAAATTAACACCCAGTACGCTGGAGCTGGAGAGCGCACTGTTCGCGAGACTGCTGATCTGGTCGGCTTCAAACTTCCCCACGATCCAAAGTAA
- the LOC123265140 gene encoding SRR1-like protein, producing the protein MPGLDEFQVVRRRRPARRRRIIPLLPGEVLDAPEINTEQLIRSILDAVIVLRNSPYRQTLYDGLSETLSILDRDAIPEIVCYGLGNFSQCRSSKHQLAALLTIKSRYKSQVFIYDPVFYPQELEVLKILGLSIIPNNEQAVRPVNDDTLTLFYMPHLFKGLIANCIYANWGADLNNCILVTNSFKTMVDDFNSGIGLDAVDDPGYPEALQLIKKAATLAHEIVLDESFDDDQHYMANAFNSTSIHLFTKSRLDAVSGDFWAALPGLPYRPDDAGREL; encoded by the exons atgccTGGACTAGATGAGTTCCAAGTTGTCAGAAGAAGAAGACCTGCACGTCGTCGCCGGATAATTCCATTGCTTCCGGGTGAAGTCCTGGACGCTCCTGAAATAAACACGGAGCAGTTAATACG ctcgATTCTCGATGCCGTGATAGTCCTGCGTAACTCGCCTTACCGGCAAACACTCTACGATGGTTTATCGGAAACACTCTCGATATTAGATCGTGACGCAATACCAGAAATAGTTTGCTACGGTTTGGGAAATTTTTCACAATGCCGTTCTTCGAAGCACCAGCTTGCGGCATTACTCACCATTAAATCCCGCTATAAGAGCCAAGTCTTCATTTACGACCCGGTATTTTATCCCCAAGAATTGGAAGTGCTTAAAATATTAGGGCTATCGATTATTCCCAACAATGAACAGGCCGTGAGACCGGTCAACGACGACACACTGACTTTATTTTACATGCCGCACTTGTTTAAGGGATTGATCGCCAATTGCATCTACGCAAACTGGGGCGCTGATCTGAATAATTGTATATTGGTAACAAACAGCTTTAAAACTATGGTCGACGATTTTAACAGTGGAATCGGTTTAGACGCAGTTGACGATCCCGGGTACCCTGAGGCTCTTCAGCTGATTAAGAAAGCCGCTACTCTCGCTCATGAGATTGTTCTTGATGAGTCTTTTGACGATGATCAACATTATATGGCTAACGCATTTAATTCTACTTCCATTCATCTTTTCACTAAGTCACGGCTCGACGCGGTCTCCGGAGACTTCTGGGCCGCTTTGCCCGGGTTACCTTATCGACCTGATGATGCCGGGCGTGAGCTTTGA
- the LOC123265129 gene encoding uncharacterized protein LOC123265129: MTMTSGTNKWASRAVVILQLAAWSAVGIVLLQKGVSSLQKGSEIRNITQTMPNIAGYNPIEKDISVISIVEDSKPRESEELPISPSGNSRIWDVKSMVHKLEKLHQKKANELNSPDEFDEKIDGPRVLESLDSSKEEKLSEDKKDMFISKKSGKTKLAELDELKPLTDIKDVSMKLILPGTNSSLQRQSGMLESERAYEDTYQRPLNFSSSLPEDTEKNNKTWLATVQTSTTKPSIWETRRRLRLSHLSGGGAAAAVAMVAVGAVMLVLGPAVIVLRALDERRQERRFLKLSARDDLPPTYEQATLMDEAPRYSSLSLNTILGPPPPPSPTPARVQLV, from the exons ATGACCATGACCTCAGGAACAAACAAATGGGCCTCGAGGGCTGTGGTGATCTTACAATTGGCAGCCTGGAGCGCCGTTGGTATCGTACTACTGCAAAAAGGCGTATCATCTTTGCAAAAAGGCTCCGAGATACGAAATATTACACAA ACGATGCCGAACATAGCCGGTTACAACCCAATCGAAAAAGACATATCAGTGATATCAATAGTCGAAGATTCAAAGCCCCGCGAATCTGAAGAGCTTCCGATTTCCCCGTCTGGTAACTCGAGAATCTGGGATGTTAAATCAATGGTTCACAAGTTGGAAAAGTTACACCAGAAAAAAGCAAACGAACTGAACTCACCTGACGAGTTCGACGAAAAAATAGACGGGCCGCGTGTTTTAGAGAGTTTGGACTCgtcaaaagaagaaaaattatcagaagATAAAAAAGATATGTTTATTAGCAAGAAATCCGGGAAGACAAAATTAGCGGAATTAGACGAGCTAAAGCCTCTGACTGACATCAAAGACGTTTCcatgaaattaatattaccCGGGACGAATTCCAGTCTTCAAAGACAGTCCGGGATGCTGGAATCTGAGAGAGCTTATGAAGACACATATCAACGGCCtcttaatttttcttcttctttgcCAGAAGACACCgagaaaaataacaaaacttGGCTGGCGACTGTGCAAACTTCAACCACGAAGCCGAGTATTTGGGAGACAAGAAGAAGATTAAGGTTGTCACATCTCAGCGGCGGTGGAGCTGCTGCTGCAGTCGCGATGGTCGCGGTAGGTGCTGTCATGCTCGTTCTTGGACCCGCGGTTATTGTTCTCAGGGCTTTGGACGAACGGCGACAGGAGCGGAGATTTCTGAAGCTTTCTGCTCGAGATGATCTACCACCCACTTACGAGCAAGCCACTTTAATGGACGAGGCGCCGAGATACTCGAGTTTAAGTTTGAATACTATTCTTGGACCGCCTCCACCGCCGTCCCCAACTCCCGCACGAGTTCAGCTCGTCTGA
- the LOC123265152 gene encoding tubulin polymerization-promoting protein homolog — MSEETQPEVPVPQPSEANGEEPPKMEKSEKCEKPAEKPAEKPAASGVSFGATFKKFSKFGDSKSDGKTITLSQSDKWMKQAKIFDKKITTTDTGIHFKKQKLMKLNMEQYKAFLEDLAKTKKVELSEIMNKMANCGDPGVSSSVSGAGKASSTVDRLTDVSKYTGSHKQRFDESGKGKGISGRKDVSDSSGYVQGYGHKDTYNKQ, encoded by the exons ATGTCTGAAGAAACGCAACCAGAAGTACCAGTTCCGCAACCAAGCGAAGCAAACGGCGAAGAACCTCCGAAAATGGAAAAAAGCGAAAAATGCGAAAAACCCGCGGAAAAGCCCGCAGAAAAACCAGCGGCCAGCGGAGTCTCGTTTGGCGCgacttttaaaaagttttccaAGTTCGGTGACTCCAAGAGCGATGGCAAGACGATTACCTTGAGCCAGAGTGATAAGTGGATGAAGCAGGCGAAGATTTTTGATAAGAAAATCACTACCACTGACACGGGGATTCACTTTAAAAAGCAAAa attaatgaaattaaatatggagCAATACAAAGCATTTTTAGAAGACTTggcaaaaacaaaaaaggtCGAATTATCcgaaataatgaataaaatggcTAATTGCGGTGATCCAGGTGTTTCTTCCTCCGTATCTGGCGCC ggAAAAGCTTCGTCAACCGTCGATAGACTAACAGACGTCTCAAAGTACACAGGCTCTCACAAACAGCGTTTCGACGAGTCGGGAAAGGGCAAGGGTATTTCAGGACGAAAAGATGTCTCTGATTCCTCTGGGTATGTCCAAGGATATGGGCATAAAGACACTTATAACAAACAGTAA